TCTTGATGATGTCGAGAGCTTCCTTACCAGGGACTCCGCGAGCTTGAGGAGGATATTAGACTTAATGACCAACTTAAGATCCGTGACGCTGCAAAGAAACTTTGGAACACCATTGTAAGTGCCACAAATGCCTTAATCCTTCATTACCTGGATGTCGTACCAGCTGATCATTGGGAAAGGAGGAAACTCCTTGAGAGGCTGGAGAATGGGGTGTCAAAAGTTGAAAGACTTGGTCTTAGGGATAGGTATGGGACCAGGGAGAGGTATTTGCACCAAATGACTTTCTACGATGGGATAATAGACCTTGAGATACTTAGGAAGGAGGTTGATAAGGTAAGGAAGTACATCAATGACGTGAAGAAGCCAATCATGACCTAAAGAACCGCCAATCCATACTGCCTCGAGTACTCTAATCGGCCAGTAGTTGAGTCAACACGGAGACCAAGGCCCTCAAATGTCACGACACCAAGTAATGGTTCTGGCGATTCCATAATAACCACTGGAAACACGCCATCCCTATCGAGAAACTTCATGTAGGCTAGCGATAAACCAGCAATGACCTCACGGTCATCATCAGCTAACCTTAATCTTATACTTGTTATCGGCTTAATTCCCAAGTCCTTAGCAAGGCTTGGACCTATTACCGTATAAAATGCGCCAGCGTCGACTAAGAATTCAACCTCCTTAACGATCAACCCATCCACATTACCTATAACCTCCCTAACCTTAACGTAACCCATATATGCAAATAACGACATAAAGGCGATTAAACCTTATGTAGATACCCATCAGCATTTTAGTATCATTAATAAATAACAATTCATGTATTAATGCTGAGAGTCAACGGCGTGAAAATAATGAGAAATAACTGTCTATAAAACCGAAATTAAGAAAAGCAATTAATGCAGCAATCGTAAAGATGGCCTAGCCCTGCTCGATTAACTTTTATGAACAGCCAGAGCAAAAAAAGCCTACTAGTAGATATAGGTGATTGGTATGGGCTTATCTAAACCATGGGCTCTAGCCTTATCAATACTCGCCTTAGTGATGGCAATAGCCCTTCTTCTCACAAACCAGTACTTCCTGGTGCTCAGGCATGGTAAACCTATTGAGAACCCATCAACGTACTTCTCACTACCCTCCAATGTCCATGTATTTATGATAGGTCCTAAATCATTGATTAACAATTTGACAAGTATGGGCATACCATCAAGCTCCATAAGTCTTATCACCCCCAATGAATTACCATCGATACTTAATGATTCTGTAGTAATTATTGATTGGAACTACGTAAATAAGACATTGCACATGAACTATGATGAACTAGCGAAGGCTTTAGAGAACTCAATGGGTAGGAATGACCTTATTGTAATCATTAGCGAAAACCCAAACGAGGTTTTAATGCTTGAGGAGACAATAGCCGTTGCCTGGGGTAACTATTACCGCAGTAAGGTCATAGGCTTCCCGGTATTCCCTGTCAATGGTCCCTCATATGTAGTTGGCTTTGGCAGTGCAGGTTTAATAATTAATGTAATACCCATCAACCAAACTCAACGATTAAAATTGGAAATAGAATATTGGTACAGCACGACACATAAAATACCGATGACAGTTGGTACGAACTTTGATTCCACAAATCAGGATCCATGTCTTTATATACAGACTAACTATGGTGGACAACTCAACGGACAGTACGGCTGGTTCTTCAGTACAGGTCTTCAATCTATAAAAGCGTATTATAATGGATTGCAATCTACGTATCAATTCGATTATTGTATTATAGTTGCTAATTCCATGAGTACGGGAACCATACCCGAGATCCCCATTGAATACCTTGGATTCATGACTTATCAACCTGGTTTTAGTGGTGGTTATTTTGCCTATTATAGGGCTGGCATTAATATGACAACTGCGTGGAATGACTATTACGGTGTACTCAACGGCATCAATTCATACATGGGGTACGCAGGTGGTACAGGCATAGAGCCAGGTACAATAACCTGCATGCCTGGCGTATTAAGCTACATTAGCATATCGGTACCCTTACCATTGGGGGTTACGCTGAACTTCCAGTTCCAATCAACGGCATCTGGCATAAGTACAACCGATAGGAACTTCATAACGGACAGTCAATGGACTCCCACGGTTGCGCTCAACGACATTGTTTGGTGGTTCGCATTCCTTAATCAATGGACCTGCCTACCACAAATAACCAGC
This is a stretch of genomic DNA from Vulcanisaeta moutnovskia 768-28. It encodes these proteins:
- a CDS encoding aspartyl protease family protein, which produces MGYVKVREVIGNVDGLIVKEVEFLVDAGAFYTVIGPSLAKDLGIKPITSIRLRLADDDREVIAGLSLAYMKFLDRDGVFPVVIMESPEPLLGVVTFEGLGLRVDSTTGRLEYSRQYGLAVL